From the Thermococcus sp. 18S1 genome, one window contains:
- a CDS encoding DUF257 family protein, whose translation MLSTERVYEYLDSVFFGDVILVENESPYGTALMTHLIAEYGRKKGVPVYVDDILDSLHVVREHLRFLGIDEDFSGVSVIKTGGVKSIGNVVARIGIESDAARYLNQHREALKEAAPSERYIHITLGIERLFAFFESKREFYMMTGAIKERLGDESHVSFYILNKSVVSTLRTNPIPELEEIATTVVRIQLRNKRHALVFAKGPTLRIVDGDMIAYLDGSAR comes from the coding sequence ATGCTTTCCACGGAAAGGGTCTATGAGTATTTGGACAGCGTCTTTTTCGGCGACGTAATCCTGGTGGAGAACGAATCCCCCTACGGAACCGCCCTGATGACCCATCTGATAGCGGAGTACGGAAGAAAGAAGGGGGTACCCGTTTACGTGGACGATATCCTGGACTCACTTCACGTAGTCAGGGAACATCTCCGTTTTCTCGGAATAGATGAGGATTTTTCAGGCGTCAGCGTCATAAAAACAGGCGGGGTCAAGAGCATCGGAAACGTCGTGGCGAGGATAGGCATAGAGAGTGACGCCGCCAGGTATCTGAACCAGCACAGGGAGGCCCTCAAAGAAGCGGCTCCCAGTGAGAGGTACATACATATAACCCTCGGCATAGAGAGACTGTTCGCATTCTTTGAAAGCAAACGCGAGTTCTACATGATGACCGGGGCCATAAAGGAGCGGCTTGGGGACGAGAGCCACGTCTCGTTCTACATACTGAACAAAAGCGTGGTTTCCACCCTCAGAACCAACCCGATACCGGAGCTGGAGGAGATAGCCACAACCGTCGTAAGGATTCAGCTGCGGAACAAGCGGCACGCCCTCGTCTTCGCCAAGGGGCCCACCCTTCGGATAGTCGACGGCGACATGATAGCATACCTGGACGGGAGTGCAAGGTGA
- a CDS encoding DUF257 family protein, whose protein sequence is MEQLEELFRVIDTVQPGESVLVKYHPSYAPEFLVLLLMEYGRKRNVPIIIDDNFDSLHVLQEHLRFWGIEEDFSDALVVKSGGRINVGNVIANVEFSSEPLVYIKKYEETMKNALAEINDSINIALGLERLFAFIHSPREYYLFITELQKMLGNTKRKAAYLMNTEVASTLEFNPLPELEYIASTVVEITPTPISAKVTFLKTPVRELLGREYEVSLEVMLDAFHGKGL, encoded by the coding sequence ATGGAGCAACTCGAGGAGCTTTTCAGGGTAATCGACACGGTGCAGCCGGGGGAGAGCGTTCTCGTGAAGTATCATCCATCCTATGCACCCGAGTTCCTCGTCCTTTTGCTGATGGAGTACGGGAGGAAGAGGAACGTTCCGATAATCATAGACGATAATTTTGATTCCCTTCACGTTCTTCAGGAGCACCTCAGGTTCTGGGGAATCGAGGAGGACTTCAGCGATGCACTCGTCGTGAAATCCGGCGGAAGGATAAACGTTGGAAACGTCATAGCCAACGTGGAGTTCAGCTCCGAGCCTCTTGTTTACATAAAAAAGTACGAGGAGACAATGAAAAATGCACTCGCGGAAATTAACGACTCCATAAACATTGCCCTCGGCCTAGAAAGGCTCTTTGCCTTCATCCACAGCCCCAGGGAGTACTATCTGTTCATAACAGAGCTACAGAAGATGCTTGGAAACACGAAGAGAAAGGCGGCGTACCTGATGAACACGGAGGTGGCCTCAACCCTGGAGTTCAACCCCCTGCCGGAGCTGGAGTACATCGCGAGCACAGTGGTGGAGATAACCCCCACCCCGATCAGCGCAAAGGTAACCTTCCTGAAAACACCGGTAAGGGAACTCCTGGGGAGGGAGTACGAGGTGAGCCTGGAGGTGATGCTTGATGCTTTCCACGGAAAGGGTCTATGA
- the shyA gene encoding NAD(P)-dependent hydrogenase/sulfhydrogenase 2 subunit alpha codes for MIIEMREFTRVEGNGKAEIVIEDGEVKDVRLQIIEGPRFFELLTLGRHYYDVPDLEARICAICYLSHSVASVLGIERAFGVEVPEEITLLRELGLIGEFLESHALHLYLLVAPDVFGYPDAIRMATKHGELVKEGLALKAFGNRIRVMIGGREIHGINVKPGGFGRYPTVEELEEIERESEALLRLAKRSVRLFAQSDPYGAQAKHFVATDGYLWGEKLISDEEGAFHYTERIEEHSLVYSFAKQSRYKGEAFFVGALPRLLLKSEMLTPTARRLFEEHREKLETGYVSYNNLAQAIELVYSLEKANEIAKTLLDRGIEGENVPVEPREGEGIGYVEAPRGVLIHHYRIDASGKIAYSNIITPTALNHAMIEASLLEEARKLYGEADERAMIGRLEETVRAFDPCISCSVHLVKL; via the coding sequence ATGATAATTGAGATGCGGGAATTCACGCGCGTTGAGGGCAACGGCAAAGCCGAGATAGTCATCGAGGACGGTGAGGTAAAGGACGTCAGGCTTCAGATCATCGAAGGGCCGCGTTTCTTCGAGCTTCTGACCCTGGGAAGACACTATTACGATGTCCCTGACCTTGAAGCGAGGATATGCGCCATCTGCTACCTCTCCCACAGCGTTGCCTCAGTCCTTGGAATCGAGAGGGCCTTTGGGGTTGAGGTTCCGGAGGAGATAACGCTCCTCAGGGAGCTCGGTCTGATAGGGGAGTTCCTTGAGAGCCATGCCCTCCACCTGTACCTCCTCGTTGCGCCGGATGTCTTTGGCTATCCCGACGCCATAAGGATGGCCACGAAGCACGGCGAACTCGTGAAGGAGGGACTGGCGCTCAAAGCCTTTGGAAACAGGATACGGGTGATGATTGGGGGCAGGGAGATACACGGCATAAACGTCAAACCGGGAGGATTTGGAAGGTATCCGACCGTTGAAGAACTGGAGGAGATAGAGAGGGAAAGTGAAGCCCTTCTCCGGCTGGCCAAGCGTTCTGTGAGGCTCTTCGCACAGTCAGACCCCTACGGCGCTCAGGCAAAGCACTTCGTTGCCACCGACGGCTATCTATGGGGCGAAAAGCTGATATCCGACGAGGAAGGCGCTTTCCACTACACCGAAAGAATAGAGGAGCACTCCCTCGTTTACAGCTTCGCCAAGCAGAGCCGCTACAAGGGCGAGGCCTTCTTTGTCGGAGCGCTGCCGAGGTTGCTCCTCAAATCGGAGATGCTCACACCCACCGCCAGGAGGCTCTTTGAGGAGCACAGGGAGAAACTGGAGACCGGCTACGTCAGCTACAACAACCTGGCTCAGGCGATAGAACTGGTCTATTCCCTTGAAAAGGCCAACGAGATAGCGAAGACCCTGCTCGATAGGGGCATCGAAGGAGAAAACGTCCCCGTTGAGCCCAGGGAGGGCGAGGGAATAGGCTACGTCGAGGCCCCGAGGGGAGTTCTTATACACCACTACAGAATAGACGCCAGCGGCAAGATCGCTTACTCCAACATAATAACACCAACCGCGCTGAACCACGCGATGATAGAGGCCAGCCTGCTGGAGGAGGCAAGGAAACTGTACGGCGAGGCCGACGAGAGGGCGATGATAGGAAGGCTTGAAGAGACCGTCAGGGCGTTTGACCCGTGCATCTCCTGCTCCGTGCACCTGGTGAAGCTCTGA
- the shyD gene encoding NAD(P)-dependent hydrogenase/sulfhydrogenase 2 subunit delta, producing the protein MMDKLKLAVFELTDCGGCALNMLFLYEKLFDLLEFYEITEFHMATSLSEGNHYDVALVTGTVSTQRDLNLLKEARNHSEYLIALGTCATHGSVQASVELPIREKLKAVYGDGGNPMRALDSKPVVEYVAVDFALPGCPYDKEEVYQVLIDIAKGIEPVRKDYPVCLECKLNEYECVLVKKGLPCLGPITYGGCKAVCVRSGLGCIGCRGPLPGEVNPASEYEILKSLGYDDEYIIRKFKTFARWEP; encoded by the coding sequence ATGATGGACAAGCTCAAGTTGGCAGTTTTCGAACTTACCGACTGCGGCGGCTGTGCCCTCAACATGCTCTTCCTCTATGAGAAGCTCTTCGACCTTCTCGAATTCTACGAGATAACCGAGTTCCACATGGCAACCAGCCTGAGCGAGGGGAACCACTACGATGTTGCACTCGTAACAGGAACCGTCTCGACCCAGCGCGACCTGAACCTTCTCAAAGAGGCGAGAAACCACTCGGAGTACCTCATAGCCCTCGGAACCTGCGCAACCCACGGCTCTGTTCAGGCCAGCGTTGAACTCCCCATCAGGGAGAAGCTTAAGGCAGTTTACGGGGACGGCGGAAATCCGATGCGCGCCCTCGACTCCAAACCGGTCGTCGAATACGTCGCCGTTGATTTCGCCCTTCCTGGATGCCCGTACGACAAGGAGGAAGTTTACCAGGTGCTCATCGATATTGCCAAAGGCATCGAGCCCGTTAGAAAGGACTACCCGGTCTGCCTTGAGTGCAAGCTCAACGAGTACGAGTGTGTGCTGGTGAAGAAAGGCCTTCCGTGTCTTGGCCCGATAACCTACGGAGGCTGCAAAGCTGTCTGCGTGCGCTCGGGTCTCGGATGCATAGGGTGCAGAGGCCCACTGCCCGGAGAGGTGAACCCCGCTAGCGAGTACGAGATACTCAAGAGCCTCGGCTACGATGACGAGTACATCATAAGGAAGTTCAAGACCTTCGCGAGGTGGGAGCCATGA
- the shyC gene encoding NAD(P)-dependent hydrogenase/sulfhydrogenase 2 subunit gamma — MSENPYMTYNARILEVKDLTSREKLFTLRFLDPEVGANFNFKPGQFVIVDIRGFGEFPISICSSPTRKGYLQLCIRKVGRMTKFIHKMKEGDIIGIRGPYGNGFPMEEMEGSNLILVAGGLGMAPLRSVLWYAIDTGKYENVWLLYGTKAYEDILFRDEIIHLLKHGEAMNCSVKLAYEVESPSCIYLERGFSDRVCKGVVTDLFRGEEFDVNNTYALICGPPVMYKFVIRELLDRKLSPGRIYMTLERRMRCGIGKCGHCIVGTSTSIKYVCKDGPVFTYWDALSTRGLI; from the coding sequence ATGAGCGAGAACCCGTATATGACTTACAACGCCAGGATTCTCGAAGTGAAGGACCTGACATCGAGGGAAAAGCTCTTCACACTTCGCTTCCTCGACCCAGAGGTTGGGGCCAACTTCAACTTCAAGCCGGGACAGTTCGTCATCGTTGACATACGCGGTTTCGGAGAGTTCCCGATAAGCATATGCTCATCCCCAACGAGAAAGGGCTACCTCCAGCTCTGCATCAGAAAAGTGGGCAGAATGACAAAGTTCATACACAAGATGAAGGAGGGCGACATAATAGGAATCCGCGGGCCCTATGGAAACGGTTTCCCCATGGAGGAGATGGAAGGTTCGAACCTGATTCTTGTCGCCGGCGGCCTTGGAATGGCGCCCCTCCGCTCGGTGCTCTGGTACGCCATCGACACCGGCAAGTACGAGAACGTCTGGCTGCTCTATGGAACCAAGGCCTACGAGGACATACTCTTCCGCGACGAGATAATACACCTCCTGAAGCACGGCGAGGCCATGAACTGCTCTGTGAAGCTCGCCTACGAGGTCGAAAGCCCGTCGTGCATCTATCTGGAGAGGGGCTTCTCTGACAGGGTGTGCAAGGGTGTCGTCACCGACCTGTTTAGGGGAGAGGAGTTCGACGTGAACAACACCTACGCACTCATCTGTGGTCCGCCGGTCATGTACAAGTTCGTCATAAGGGAACTCCTCGACAGAAAGCTCTCACCGGGCAGGATATACATGACCCTCGAAAGGCGCATGCGCTGTGGGATAGGCAAGTGCGGCCACTGCATCGTTGGAACGAGCACGTCCATCAAGTACGTCTGCAAGGACGGACCGGTCTTCACGTACTGGGACGCTCTCTCCACAAGGGGGTTGATATGA
- the shyB gene encoding NAD(P)-dependent hydrogenase/sulfhydrogenase 2 subunit beta, with the protein MRYIKLPSENFEKFFKSLGEWGTMYAPVKRGSIYSFQEVHSPAEIALDYNRTMLPPKKFFFRPREAILRLKNGRWEEEVEAEPMVLFGLHSCDIHGLKILDKVYLDEPADPYYKSRREKTLIIGISCMPDEYCFCKSLGTHFAMDGFDLFLHELPDGWLVRIGSVRGHEIAWENGELFEEVTDEDLANFKEFEEKRAKAFQKELPQEGLADMLDLAYNSPVWKKYADICLACGNCNMVCPTCRCYEVCDRWMDAYKAVRERRYDSCFMENHGLVAGGHNFRPTRLDRFRHRYYCKSYFDPSAGYNCVGCGRCDEFCPAKIEHVKVLEEVRGSLK; encoded by the coding sequence TTGAGATATATAAAATTGCCCTCCGAAAACTTTGAGAAGTTCTTCAAGTCCCTCGGGGAATGGGGTACCATGTATGCCCCCGTCAAACGGGGGAGCATCTATTCTTTCCAGGAGGTGCACAGCCCGGCGGAGATAGCGCTGGACTACAACAGAACCATGCTCCCGCCAAAGAAGTTCTTCTTCAGGCCCAGGGAAGCTATTCTCAGGCTGAAAAACGGCCGCTGGGAAGAGGAGGTAGAAGCAGAGCCGATGGTCCTCTTTGGACTCCATTCCTGTGATATCCACGGTCTTAAGATACTCGACAAGGTGTACCTCGATGAGCCCGCCGACCCGTACTACAAGAGCAGGCGCGAGAAGACCCTGATAATAGGGATAAGCTGCATGCCCGACGAGTACTGCTTCTGCAAGAGCCTCGGCACACACTTCGCCATGGACGGCTTCGACCTGTTCCTTCACGAGCTGCCGGACGGATGGCTTGTGAGAATAGGCAGCGTCCGCGGTCATGAGATTGCGTGGGAAAACGGTGAGCTGTTTGAAGAGGTGACCGACGAAGACCTGGCCAACTTCAAGGAGTTCGAGGAGAAGCGGGCGAAAGCCTTCCAGAAGGAGCTTCCACAGGAAGGCCTCGCCGACATGCTCGATCTGGCGTACAACAGCCCGGTATGGAAGAAGTACGCGGACATATGCCTCGCCTGCGGCAACTGCAACATGGTCTGTCCGACGTGCCGCTGCTACGAGGTCTGCGACCGCTGGATGGACGCGTACAAAGCAGTCCGCGAGAGGCGCTACGACTCGTGCTTCATGGAGAACCACGGACTGGTGGCAGGAGGCCACAACTTCAGACCTACCCGTTTAGACCGCTTCAGGCACCGCTATTACTGCAAGAGCTACTTCGACCCATCAGCGGGCTACAACTGCGTCGGATGTGGAAGATGCGACGAGTTCTGCCCGGCGAAGATAGAACACGTCAAGGTTCTTGAGGAGGTTAGGGGGTCCCTGAAATGA
- the nuoE gene encoding NADH-quinone oxidoreductase subunit NuoE: protein MEASFDYIRSYPPEPSSLIPLLQRTQERFGYLPREALEEIANYLGVPLSRVYGVATFYAQFRFEPLGKYVVKICHGTACHVNGAVNISQAITEELGIEEGGTTEDGLVTLERVACLGCCSLAPVIMINDKVFGKLTPDKVRKLMRKLREGKLDV from the coding sequence ATGGAAGCCTCGTTCGATTATATACGCTCTTATCCCCCGGAACCGAGTTCCCTAATCCCTCTTCTCCAGAGGACCCAGGAGCGCTTCGGTTACCTTCCCCGGGAGGCGCTTGAGGAGATAGCGAACTACCTCGGTGTCCCGCTCAGCAGGGTCTACGGTGTGGCAACGTTCTACGCCCAGTTCCGCTTCGAGCCCCTCGGGAAGTACGTCGTCAAAATCTGCCACGGAACGGCCTGCCACGTAAACGGCGCCGTGAACATATCCCAGGCCATAACAGAGGAGCTTGGAATTGAAGAGGGTGGGACGACGGAGGACGGGCTCGTGACGCTTGAGCGCGTCGCCTGTCTTGGATGCTGCAGCCTGGCACCGGTCATAATGATAAACGACAAGGTCTTCGGCAAGCTCACGCCGGATAAAGTCAGGAAACTGATGAGAAAGCTAAGGGAGGGGAAGCTCGATGTCTGA